In a single window of the Papaver somniferum cultivar HN1 chromosome 8, ASM357369v1, whole genome shotgun sequence genome:
- the LOC113301953 gene encoding uncharacterized protein LOC113301953, whose translation MCPFIPAEELKVIEIDLNVLIFKLKNQDAVDKVIEEGPWNIDGKLCILYDYFLGLIHQDLDWSKQVYWIQLKFLQPEHMNVKSVEEMGKLLGEVLAIEPKKFIPEDGVTVKVCVRIDLKTPLRRGVLVITAAGSTKWVRFFYEKQPSKIFRECFMINHCNGVCKDVADYIKAAHEKSLPFGGVGVIKKSMTVRSSTSNTPKPSVRRSAKVAPFVPPVDGKIMVAQIIAEVEDEGGRLGKRQRFVKEGEGQSNNDVNSDELATARITQMGKQSGSTTWELQEYAMVCDVSQSKH comes from the exons ATGTGTCCTTTCATTCCTGCTGAAGAATtaaaagtaattgaaattgaTCTTAATGTTCTAATCTTCAAGCTAAAGAACCAGGATGCAGTGGATAAGGTGATTGAGGAAGGTCCATGGAATATTGATGGCAAGTTATGCATTCTTTATGACTACTTTCTGGGTCTAATCCACCAAGACTTAGACTGGAGCAAGCAAGTGTATTGGATCCAGCTTAAATTCTTACAACCAGAGCACATGAATGTgaagtcagttgaagaaatgggtAAACTATTGGGAGAAGTGCTAGCTATTGAGCCAAAAAAATTTATACCTGAAGATGGTGTCACAGTGAAGGTTTGTGTAAGGATTGATCTCAAGACTCCACTAAGAAGGGGGGTACTAGTAATTACTGCTGCTGGCTCTACTAAATGGGTTAGGTTTTTTTATGAGAAACAACCTAGCAAAATATTCAGGGAGTGCTTCATGATAAATCACTGCAATGGAGTTTGTAAGGATGTTGCAGATTATATTAAAGCTGCACATGAAAAATCATTGCCTTTTGGAGGGGTAGGAGTCATTAAGAAGAGTATGACTGTGCGCTCTTCAACAAGTAATACTCCTAAACCTTCAGTAAGGAGAAGTGCTAAAGTTGCTCCTTTTGTGCCTCCAGTTGATGGCAAGATAATGGTTGCTCAGATCATAGCTGAAGTTGAAGATGAGGGTGGTAGATTGGGGAAGAGACAAAGATTTGTAAAGGAAGGAGAGGGTCAAAGTAACAATGATGTGAACTCAGATGAACTAGCAACAGCTAGAATCACACAAATGGGCAAGCAATCTGGAAGCACTACATGGGAGCTTCAG GAATATGCAATGGTGTGCGATGTATCCCAGTCAAAGCATTAG